A single Symbiobacterium thermophilum IAM 14863 DNA region contains:
- a CDS encoding copper amine oxidase N-terminal domain-containing protein codes for MWGEQTRRVGWLTLLVLTVLLFQPVVGVAATDEPKPVVVDYPPENYEPGPGWPEGWSPPPPPEGMSEQMRLRVEQALRERPDLYERYTWWVWEPLPEWTKEYPWFWREDWMGCGTTLHVYAYPVPDTQLITRVFGRSYGWTRLYLEPCRYEPVQFIVEALEMSEEEKLAEGRRAEYLYWVDKSHPGLGRDDGRDRNGSPDHIYVYLNQGDASKRFDTPAYLDTTVNRVRVPIRFVSEMMGAEVTWDETGRRVTIHFPATTREVMKVVPAEGYDYPDLFDAEEYLPNGYRFYFEQRVVRIPERTITLTIDHPVAIVDGREVRLDAPPVIRNDRTMVPVRFVAEQMGAKVYWVGKEPIFRLDDGTMSGTYQVHIFTPTFPLYEYPSWYLENRAVRY; via the coding sequence ATGTGGGGGGAACAGACGAGGCGCGTCGGTTGGCTCACCTTGCTGGTTCTTACAGTCTTACTGTTTCAGCCCGTTGTTGGGGTAGCGGCCACGGACGAGCCGAAGCCTGTGGTAGTGGACTATCCTCCTGAGAACTACGAGCCTGGCCCTGGGTGGCCGGAGGGGTGGTCACCGCCACCGCCGCCTGAGGGCATGTCGGAACAGATGCGGTTGAGGGTTGAACAGGCGCTCCGCGAGCGCCCGGATCTGTACGAGCGATACACCTGGTGGGTGTGGGAACCCTTACCTGAATGGACAAAGGAGTATCCTTGGTTCTGGCGAGAGGATTGGATGGGTTGTGGTACTACGCTTCACGTCTACGCGTACCCGGTGCCGGACACCCAACTGATCACCAGGGTCTTTGGACGGTCGTATGGCTGGACGCGCCTGTACCTCGAACCCTGCCGATACGAGCCGGTCCAGTTTATTGTCGAAGCTCTCGAAATGAGTGAAGAGGAGAAGTTGGCTGAGGGGCGTCGTGCCGAGTATCTGTACTGGGTAGACAAGTCGCATCCGGGACTGGGAAGGGATGATGGGAGGGATCGGAACGGAAGTCCTGACCACATCTATGTGTATCTCAACCAAGGGGACGCATCCAAGCGATTTGACACTCCTGCGTACTTGGATACCACTGTTAACCGGGTGAGGGTGCCCATCCGTTTTGTCAGCGAGATGATGGGCGCCGAGGTCACGTGGGATGAGACCGGCCGGAGGGTGACCATCCATTTTCCTGCAACGACGCGTGAAGTGATGAAAGTAGTTCCGGCTGAGGGATATGACTATCCGGATCTTTTTGATGCTGAGGAGTACTTGCCGAACGGTTACCGCTTCTACTTCGAGCAACGTGTGGTGAGGATACCGGAGCGTACCATTACCTTGACCATCGACCATCCCGTTGCGATTGTGGATGGCCGTGAAGTCCGGCTGGATGCTCCCCCTGTGATCCGGAACGACCGGACGATGGTACCCGTTCGGTTTGTAGCCGAGCAGATGGGCGCCAAAGTGTACTGGGTGGGGAAGGAGCCCATATTCCGGCTTGATGACGGCACCATGTCGGGTACCTATCAGGTCCACATCTTCACGCCGACGTTCCCACTGTACGAATACCCGAGTTGGTACCTGGAGAACCGTGCGGTGCGGTACTAG